Genomic segment of Ktedonobacteraceae bacterium:
CATAGACCATTCCACCGGCAACCAGGGGTGAGGACGCCTGGCTCCCGATACTGCCACCACTGACATCGGCCTGCCAGCGCTTAGAGCCGTCGCTTGCCTGTAATGCCTCGATTTTACCGGACGCCAGAGCTACTATATACACTGTATTGTTTGCTACTGTGGCTACGTATGGATCGATTTCTCCGCTGGAAGCATGCCAGGTCTGTGTTCCATCGCGACCTGCCAGCGCGTAGACGGTTCCGGTGTCAGCGTTCGCTATATATAGATTATCTCCGTCAACGACAGGCGCTCCAATGATTCCTGAACTTCCAATACTGGTATGCCAGGCGACAGACCCATCACTGGCTCGCAAAGAGTAAATGCTTCCATTGGAAGCACTCATGTAGAGATTTCCATCGACAAAAGTCGGTGCGGACAGCCTATTCTTACCTGGAGAATAGCGCCAGCGTATACGGCCGGTAATCGCGTTCAAAGCGTAGAGCGTACTCTCAGAGCCATCGACGCTCGATCCGACCACATACACACTATCGCCATATACATGCAATGAAGTCAAAACAGGCTGGCTCGCATAGTACATCCATCGCGGTGTCCCTTGAGTGGCGCTCAAGGCGTAGACGACGTGATCATCAATGCCAGCTGCATAGAGTGTATCATTAACAACCTGCAAGTTG
This window contains:
- a CDS encoding PQQ-binding-like beta-propeller repeat protein — its product is MQANTGAVRWHYQTTVTNLSLTESNRIIYAAGSNLTSGSGIVYALKASDGSVLWHTDTESAGLAEPVVSNGIVYVVSTLTGSIYTLGANNGSKMWKLDINNAKVGVPNLQVVNDTLYAAGIDDHVVYALSATQGTPRWMYYASQPVLTSLHVYGDSVYVVGSSVDGSESTLYALNAITGRIRWRYSPGKNRLSAPTFVDGNLYMSASNGSIYSLRASDGSVAWHTSIGSSGIIGAPVVDGDNLYIANADTGTVYALAGRDGTQTWHASSGEIDPYVATVANNTVYIVALASGKIEALQASDGSKRWQADVSGGSIGSQASSPLVAGGMVYVEDNGAVYALQDSNGAQRWHYTTNASNPGINFPMIVG